A single Carnobacterium inhibens subsp. inhibens DSM 13024 DNA region contains:
- the rseP gene encoding RIP metalloprotease RseP translates to MIATIITFIIVFSILVIFHEFGHYYFAKRAGILVREFAIGFGPKIFSYRKGETTFTIRILPVGGYVRMAGYEEESEIKPGTPIGLIVNDANEVSLINTYKKKQLLDAVPMEVTSIDLEKELYVEGYLAGDETNLVRYPVLRDAMIIEEDGTEVQIAPIDVQFQSASLPKRMMTNFAGPMNNMILAIVAFIILAFLQGGVVSQENVLGDILPDSAAEEAGLKEGDRVIQIGDEKITTWNEMVDMVQLNPEKELVFQVESKDGTEKTLTVTPSANEAADGTEVGQIGVQASLETSFWAKISSGFVQTWALITQLFTVLGSMFTKGFSIDMFGGPVAIYATTQSVVKTGLIGIVNWLAVLSVNLGIVNLLPIPGLDGGKLLLNIVEGIRRKPLSEEKEGIITLIGVGLLLVLMVLVTWNDIQRYFFN, encoded by the coding sequence ATGATCGCTACCATTATTACTTTTATTATAGTTTTTAGTATTTTAGTGATTTTTCATGAGTTTGGACATTATTATTTTGCTAAAAGAGCAGGTATTTTAGTTAGAGAATTCGCAATTGGATTTGGTCCGAAAATATTTTCTTATCGAAAAGGAGAAACAACTTTTACTATTCGTATCTTACCTGTAGGCGGATATGTGCGTATGGCAGGCTATGAAGAAGAATCAGAAATCAAGCCCGGAACGCCTATTGGTTTAATCGTAAACGATGCAAATGAAGTGTCGCTGATCAATACGTATAAGAAAAAGCAATTATTAGATGCGGTACCGATGGAAGTAACATCAATCGATCTTGAAAAAGAATTATATGTTGAAGGCTATTTAGCCGGAGATGAGACGAATTTAGTACGCTATCCTGTTTTGAGAGATGCAATGATCATTGAGGAAGATGGAACTGAAGTGCAGATTGCACCTATTGATGTCCAATTCCAATCAGCTAGTTTGCCAAAAAGAATGATGACTAATTTTGCTGGTCCCATGAATAATATGATTTTAGCAATCGTTGCTTTTATTATACTAGCGTTTTTACAAGGTGGAGTCGTTAGCCAAGAAAATGTACTGGGAGATATTTTACCAGATAGTGCAGCAGAAGAAGCTGGTTTAAAAGAAGGCGACCGCGTTATTCAAATTGGTGACGAAAAAATCACTACATGGAATGAAATGGTGGATATGGTTCAGTTAAATCCAGAAAAGGAATTGGTTTTTCAAGTTGAATCAAAAGATGGTACTGAAAAGACACTAACGGTAACACCCTCTGCTAATGAAGCAGCTGACGGAACAGAAGTCGGACAAATCGGCGTGCAAGCATCTCTAGAAACCTCCTTTTGGGCTAAAATCAGTTCTGGTTTTGTTCAGACATGGGCATTAATCACTCAACTATTTACAGTATTGGGTTCAATGTTTACAAAAGGTTTTTCAATTGATATGTTTGGTGGTCCAGTAGCCATTTATGCAACAACACAATCAGTCGTTAAAACAGGCTTGATTGGAATAGTGAACTGGCTAGCTGTTTTAAGTGTTAATTTAGGTATCGTCAATTTATTGCCTATTCCAGGGCTTGATGGTGGGAAATTGCTCTTAAACATTGTTGAAGGTATACGTAGAAAACCATTGAGTGAGGAAAAAGAAGGAATCATTACCTTAATAGGGGTAGGTTTACTATTAGTATTAATGGTATTGGTTACCTGGAATGATATCCAACGATATTTTTTTAACTGA
- a CDS encoding phosphatidate cytidylyltransferase: protein MKQRVISAIVAIILFVPVVYIGSWILELVVAVLGVIALFELFRMKGNKLGSVEGIISILALLGLLFPHYTASFLPSHVNTQTVLYFFTLLLLVCTVFSKNNFTFDDAAVAILGVMYIGFGFKFLLLTRENGLDLLLFTLFVVWSTDIGAYMIGRKLGEHKLAPSISPNKTIEGSVGGIIMALIVAVIYLIFYPQDNPLGWMLVLTVILSIAGQLGDLVESAFKRYYNVKDSGKIMPGHGGILDRFDSLLFVLPILYFSGLI, encoded by the coding sequence GTGAAACAACGTGTTATTTCGGCAATCGTTGCAATTATTCTCTTTGTCCCAGTAGTTTATATAGGGTCATGGATATTAGAATTAGTGGTTGCAGTATTAGGGGTCATTGCATTATTTGAATTATTCAGAATGAAAGGCAACAAATTAGGTTCAGTTGAAGGCATTATTTCTATATTAGCTTTATTAGGATTATTATTCCCGCATTATACAGCCTCATTTTTACCGTCTCATGTGAATACACAAACCGTATTGTACTTCTTTACCTTATTATTATTAGTTTGCACTGTGTTTTCAAAAAATAATTTTACATTTGATGATGCAGCAGTAGCTATTTTAGGGGTAATGTACATAGGTTTTGGCTTTAAATTTCTCTTACTGACAAGAGAAAATGGATTAGATTTACTTTTATTTACGTTATTTGTTGTATGGTCAACAGATATTGGAGCGTATATGATTGGAAGAAAATTAGGGGAACATAAGCTAGCTCCTTCAATCAGCCCTAACAAAACTATTGAAGGTTCTGTAGGTGGCATCATTATGGCTCTTATAGTTGCTGTTATTTACCTGATATTTTATCCACAAGACAATCCATTAGGCTGGATGCTGGTATTGACAGTGATTCTTTCAATTGCAGGTCAATTAGGCGACTTAGTGGAATCGGCTTTTAAACGTTATTACAATGTAAAAGATTCTGGTAAAATAATGCCTGGTCATGGTGGCATTTTAGATCGTTTTGATAGTCTGTTATTCGTTTTGCCTATCCTGTATTTTTCAGGATTAATTTAA
- a CDS encoding proline--tRNA ligase, with translation MKQSKLFIPTLRDVPNEAEVLSHKMLLRAGYIRQLSSGVYSYLPLANRVLEKLKTIMREEFEKIDAVEMLMPSLLPRELWEESGRYETYGEDLMKLKDRHGRDYLLGPTHEEAFTTLIRDEITSYKRLPLSLYQIQTKFRDEKRPRSGLLRGREFLMKDAYSFHDSFESLDETYQDFEKAYTRIFERCGLNFRSIIGDAGAMGGSNSKEFMAISDIGEDTIVYSDSSDYSANLEMATSFHMHKKSLENEKELEKIETPNSKTIADVSSFLEVEPEKIMKSLLFIADEKPVLVIVRGDHEVNDVKLKNYLDAAFLELATEEETVKYLGVNAGSIGPIGVNDDVRILADVYVQDMTNAIAGANENGYHYLNVNLERDSNIETYIDLRFVQEGELSPDGQGVLKFAKGIEIGHIFKLGTRYSEAMNATVLDNNGRSIPVVMGCYGIGVSRLLSAITEQQATEEGLNWPRHIAPYELHLIPVNMKAEDQVSLSNDLYESLQQAGFSVLLDDRNERVGVKFKDSDLIGMPIRITVGKKAQENIVELKLRKTGEALEVRTDELVETLNILLSSI, from the coding sequence ATGAAACAATCAAAATTATTTATTCCAACTTTAAGAGATGTACCTAATGAAGCAGAAGTTCTAAGCCATAAAATGTTATTAAGAGCAGGATATATCAGACAACTATCTAGTGGGGTATATAGTTACTTACCATTAGCAAATCGTGTATTAGAAAAATTAAAAACGATTATGCGTGAAGAATTTGAAAAAATCGATGCTGTTGAAATGTTGATGCCTTCTCTATTGCCTCGCGAATTATGGGAAGAATCTGGACGTTATGAAACGTATGGCGAAGATTTAATGAAATTAAAAGATCGTCATGGACGTGACTACCTTTTAGGACCTACTCATGAAGAAGCCTTCACGACATTGATCCGTGATGAAATCACATCCTACAAACGGTTGCCGCTTTCTTTGTATCAAATCCAAACAAAATTTAGAGATGAAAAACGACCTCGTTCAGGCCTGTTAAGAGGAAGAGAATTTTTAATGAAAGATGCCTATTCTTTCCACGATAGTTTCGAAAGTTTAGATGAAACGTATCAAGATTTTGAAAAAGCTTATACAAGAATCTTTGAACGTTGCGGATTGAATTTCCGTAGCATTATTGGAGATGCAGGAGCGATGGGTGGAAGCAACTCTAAAGAGTTTATGGCAATCTCTGATATTGGAGAAGACACGATTGTTTATTCTGATTCAAGTGATTATTCAGCTAACTTAGAAATGGCTACTAGTTTCCATATGCACAAAAAATCGCTGGAAAATGAAAAAGAGTTAGAAAAAATTGAAACACCAAACAGCAAAACAATTGCTGATGTTTCCTCGTTCCTAGAAGTCGAACCAGAAAAAATTATGAAGAGCTTATTATTTATTGCAGATGAAAAACCTGTTTTAGTGATTGTTCGTGGCGATCATGAAGTAAATGATGTGAAATTGAAAAATTATCTTGATGCAGCCTTTTTAGAATTAGCAACGGAAGAAGAAACAGTGAAATACCTAGGTGTTAACGCTGGTTCAATCGGACCTATAGGCGTTAATGACGACGTTAGAATCCTTGCCGATGTCTATGTTCAAGATATGACAAATGCCATTGCAGGAGCTAACGAAAACGGTTATCACTACTTAAATGTAAACTTAGAACGTGATTCGAACATTGAGACATATATTGATTTGCGTTTTGTTCAAGAAGGCGAGTTATCTCCAGATGGACAAGGTGTATTGAAATTTGCAAAAGGAATTGAAATTGGTCACATCTTTAAACTAGGAACTCGTTATTCAGAAGCTATGAATGCGACAGTATTAGACAATAATGGTCGTTCTATCCCTGTTGTAATGGGATGTTACGGAATTGGTGTTAGTCGCTTATTATCAGCTATCACTGAACAACAAGCTACTGAAGAAGGCTTGAATTGGCCAAGACACATCGCACCATATGAATTGCACTTGATTCCGGTCAACATGAAAGCAGAGGACCAAGTAAGTTTATCGAATGATTTATATGAATCATTACAACAGGCTGGCTTTTCTGTATTGCTTGATGATCGTAATGAACGTGTCGGTGTGAAATTTAAAGATTCAGATTTAATTGGGATGCCTATCCGTATTACAGTAGGGAAAAAGGCTCAAGAAAATATTGTTGAATTAAAACTTAGAAAAACAGGAGAAGCTTTAGAAGTTCGCACCGATGAATTGGTCGAAACGTTAAATATTCTACTAAGTTCTATTTAA
- a CDS encoding isoprenyl transferase, which produces MKGLFNKRSQKTDEMSTVSFNIDDKIPKHIAIIMDGNGRWAQKKFMPRVAGHKEGMNTVKKITKRASQIGVKVLSLYAFSTENWKRPDDEVSFLMQLPVDFFDTFVPELMEQNVKVQVIGFIDQLPKNTRNAVEKAIKDTENNTGMVLNFALNYGGRSELIEASKAIAKKVKSGELDIDDITESVFEDCLMTHALNEYQNVDFMIRTSGEERISNFMLWQNAYSEFYFSQALWPDFNEQALEQSIAIYQKRHRRFGGL; this is translated from the coding sequence TTGAAAGGTTTATTTAATAAAAGAAGTCAAAAAACAGATGAGATGTCAACCGTCTCTTTTAATATTGATGATAAAATTCCTAAACATATTGCGATCATTATGGACGGAAATGGACGTTGGGCTCAGAAAAAATTTATGCCGCGAGTTGCAGGCCACAAAGAAGGAATGAATACGGTCAAAAAAATCACCAAAAGAGCAAGTCAAATTGGTGTTAAAGTGTTATCACTTTATGCATTTTCAACTGAAAATTGGAAACGACCTGATGATGAAGTCAGTTTCTTAATGCAATTACCAGTTGATTTTTTTGATACTTTTGTCCCTGAATTAATGGAGCAGAATGTTAAAGTTCAAGTTATCGGTTTTATTGATCAATTGCCTAAAAACACTCGTAATGCGGTAGAAAAGGCTATAAAAGATACTGAGAACAATACGGGTATGGTATTAAATTTCGCGCTGAATTATGGCGGACGCAGTGAATTGATCGAAGCTTCAAAAGCGATTGCAAAAAAAGTTAAATCAGGAGAATTAGACATAGATGATATAACGGAGTCTGTATTTGAAGACTGCTTAATGACTCATGCATTAAATGAGTATCAAAACGTTGATTTTATGATTCGAACGAGTGGTGAAGAGCGAATTAGCAATTTTATGTTGTGGCAAAATGCTTACAGTGAGTTTTACTTTTCTCAAGCTCTTTGGCCTGATTTTAATGAGCAAGCTTTAGAACAATCGATAGCGATTTATCAAAAACGACACCGTCGTTTTGGAGGATTATAA